Proteins encoded together in one bacterium window:
- a CDS encoding winged helix-turn-helix transcriptional regulator: MADARDRLILNLQELADLFAWRRSQLAAEAGLRESEWRMLEEVESEHFLPSLFARERACTPAAVSKTLRALQEAGLVRARIDSEDGRRRRYSLTAAGGRRLRALRTAREEALRVIWSDLPERELARFARFSEGLVDRLRSYAKDQEPEMQKARSAS, translated from the coding sequence ATGGCAGACGCCCGAGACCGGTTGATCTTGAACCTCCAGGAGCTCGCGGATCTATTCGCATGGCGACGGAGCCAGTTGGCCGCCGAGGCTGGCTTGCGCGAGAGCGAATGGCGCATGCTCGAAGAGGTCGAGAGCGAGCACTTCCTGCCGTCTCTCTTTGCGAGAGAACGGGCCTGTACGCCGGCGGCGGTCTCCAAGACCCTTCGGGCCCTTCAGGAGGCAGGCCTCGTCAGAGCCCGAATCGACTCCGAGGACGGACGCCGGCGACGCTACTCGTTGACGGCCGCTGGAGGACGGCGGCTACGCGCCCTGCGCACCGCACGGGAAGAAGCCCTGCGTGTGATCTGGAGCGATCTTCCGGAACGCGAATTGGCGCGCTTCGCCCGCTTCAGCGAAGGCCTGGTCGATCGGCTCCGGTCCTACGCAAAGGACCAGGAGCCGGAAATGCAGAAGGCCCGGTCAGCGAGCTGA